A DNA window from Prevotella intermedia ATCC 25611 = DSM 20706 contains the following coding sequences:
- a CDS encoding histidine phosphatase family protein: MTTVYLVRHGETIDNARRIMQGQTQGQLNENGIQQAKELGQRLADVYFDAYVSSDLQRSIETCRLVIGSEKQVPIVTTKLLRERDWGSFTGMFIPELANLNDPSKWPDDIETLEELKQRAAQFLEWIKREYPDKVVLAVGHGIINKAVQSVFYGKPMNEIAVMKNADVRILKI, encoded by the coding sequence ATGACAACAGTCTATTTGGTACGCCACGGCGAAACCATTGATAATGCAAGGCGCATTATGCAAGGGCAAACGCAGGGGCAACTGAACGAAAACGGCATACAGCAGGCTAAGGAATTGGGGCAAAGACTTGCCGATGTGTATTTCGATGCATACGTTTCAAGCGACCTTCAGCGGAGCATTGAAACCTGTCGTTTGGTGATTGGGAGCGAAAAGCAGGTACCCATCGTTACGACAAAACTATTGCGCGAACGCGATTGGGGGAGTTTCACAGGAATGTTTATACCAGAGCTTGCCAACCTAAACGACCCCTCAAAGTGGCCCGACGACATAGAAACGCTGGAAGAACTGAAGCAACGGGCAGCACAATTCTTAGAATGGATAAAGCGTGAATATCCCGACAAGGTGGTTTTAGCAGTAGGACACGGCATCATTAACAAGGCTGTTCAAAGTGTATTCTATGGCAAACCGATGAACGAAATTGCGGTAATGAAAAATGCCGATGTGCGGATTTTGAAGATATAG
- a CDS encoding glycoside hydrolase family 25 protein, whose product MSRRKYILVVLCMFSFLGVKAQYNIQCEDTCDHVHGLDMSHYQGDVWWETVATNSNHKLNYVYLKATEGRDLIDRRYYENIQAAKRNGMNVGSYHFYRPQTPQLEQLHNFRAQCRPQDQDLIPMVDIETTGGLSDYALQDSLLKFLDLMTKEYGVRPLVYTYTNFYNKHLIGSLTGYKLFIAQYTAREPVLNDGRDIFAWQYTGKGYINGVRGYVDKSRLMGRHSMREIRFSRRKTNVRYY is encoded by the coding sequence ATGAGCAGAAGAAAATATATACTTGTCGTCCTATGTATGTTTTCGTTTTTAGGAGTCAAGGCGCAATATAATATACAATGTGAGGATACGTGCGACCACGTGCATGGACTTGATATGAGCCATTATCAAGGCGATGTGTGGTGGGAAACAGTAGCTACTAACAGCAACCATAAGCTAAACTATGTTTATTTGAAGGCTACTGAAGGCAGGGATTTGATAGACCGCAGGTATTACGAGAACATACAAGCAGCAAAGCGAAACGGAATGAATGTGGGCTCTTACCACTTCTACCGTCCTCAGACACCGCAATTGGAACAGTTGCATAACTTCCGTGCGCAGTGCCGTCCGCAAGACCAAGACTTGATTCCGATGGTCGATATAGAGACCACAGGCGGACTGAGCGACTATGCGTTGCAAGACAGCTTGCTGAAGTTCTTGGATTTAATGACAAAAGAATATGGCGTTCGCCCATTGGTTTATACATATACCAATTTCTACAATAAGCATCTTATAGGCTCGCTCACAGGCTATAAGCTTTTCATAGCGCAGTACACGGCTCGGGAGCCAGTACTCAACGATGGTCGAGATATATTTGCCTGGCAGTACACGGGTAAGGGGTATATAAACGGAGTGCGTGGTTATGTAGACAAAAGCCGACTGATGGGGCGGCACAGTATGCGTGAAATTCGCTTCTCCCGACGGAAAACGAATGTGCGCTACTATTAA
- the udk gene encoding uridine kinase, with the protein MHENITIIGIAGGTGSGKTTVVKKVVEALPPHHVAVVPLDSYYNDTTELTEEERRAINFDHPDAFDWKLLTKQVNDLRNGIAIEQPTYSYLACNRLPETIHVEPKPVIIIEGIMTLLNKKLRDVMDLKVFVDCDSDERLIRNVERDIIERGRDVATVVDRYRKVLKPMHEQFIEPTKRYADIIIPQGGDNAKGIGILCSYIKGLVPQIKE; encoded by the coding sequence ATGCACGAGAATATAACGATAATAGGGATTGCAGGTGGCACAGGCTCAGGAAAGACCACCGTCGTAAAGAAGGTTGTAGAGGCATTGCCTCCTCACCACGTGGCAGTGGTGCCGTTGGATTCGTATTACAACGATACCACCGAACTGACTGAAGAGGAACGCAGAGCCATTAACTTCGACCACCCAGACGCTTTCGATTGGAAGTTGCTGACCAAGCAAGTAAACGATTTGCGTAATGGAATAGCCATAGAGCAACCTACTTACAGCTATTTGGCTTGTAACCGTCTGCCCGAAACCATTCACGTAGAGCCAAAGCCCGTGATTATCATCGAGGGAATTATGACGCTTTTGAATAAGAAACTCCGCGATGTAATGGATTTGAAGGTGTTTGTAGATTGCGATTCCGACGAACGTTTGATACGCAATGTCGAGCGTGATATAATAGAACGCGGACGCGACGTTGCAACGGTTGTAGACCGATACCGCAAGGTTCTGAAACCAATGCACGAACAGTTTATTGAGCCAACCAAACGTTATGCAGATATAATTATTCCGCAAGGTGGCGACAATGCAAAGGGCATAGGCATTCTGTGCAGCTATATCAAAGGCTTGGTTCCGCAAATCAAGGAGTAA
- a CDS encoding endonuclease/exonuclease/phosphatase family protein has translation MKKYLFFLMFMVLLGTKVNAQKKFSVYGVGFYNQENLFDYTHDEGKRDMEFTPNGSYKWNKMKYESKLRNMSKVLAEMGTDVLPNVGCAFIGLAEVENAHVLDDLTAQPALAARGYKYVHIEGPDKRGIDCALLYNPKLFTVRDTKLVPYIYERAEDTKHATRGFLTVSGTMADEHVTVVVCHWPSRGAGSYYRELGGKQVKALKDSLLQDDPNVKVLVMGDMNDDPTNKSMYECLSAKANIEEVGAGDMYNPWYNVLVKENTGTLQYQGKWNLFDQIVMTPNFLNKNNEKDFSNLKYWKHQIFRRDYLFQETGPYKGNTKRTTAGGVWLDGYSDHLPVVVYLMKEQK, from the coding sequence ATGAAGAAATATCTATTTTTCCTGATGTTTATGGTGCTTTTAGGCACTAAAGTTAATGCACAAAAGAAGTTTTCAGTTTACGGAGTTGGTTTCTACAATCAAGAAAACCTTTTCGATTATACGCACGATGAAGGCAAGAGGGATATGGAATTTACCCCAAACGGCTCGTATAAATGGAATAAAATGAAGTATGAGAGCAAGTTGCGTAATATGTCTAAAGTGCTTGCAGAGATGGGAACAGATGTTCTTCCTAACGTTGGCTGCGCCTTTATAGGCTTGGCTGAGGTTGAAAATGCGCATGTTTTAGACGACTTGACTGCGCAGCCAGCACTCGCAGCTCGTGGTTATAAGTACGTCCATATTGAAGGACCAGACAAGCGTGGCATTGATTGTGCCTTGCTTTACAACCCTAAGCTCTTTACTGTGCGTGATACAAAGCTTGTTCCTTATATTTATGAACGTGCAGAAGATACCAAACACGCTACACGTGGATTTCTTACTGTAAGCGGAACAATGGCAGATGAGCATGTAACCGTTGTTGTATGCCACTGGCCAAGTCGTGGTGCAGGCTCTTATTATCGTGAATTGGGCGGCAAGCAAGTCAAGGCTTTGAAGGATTCGCTTTTGCAAGACGACCCCAATGTAAAGGTTCTTGTAATGGGAGATATGAACGACGACCCGACAAACAAGAGTATGTACGAATGCCTATCGGCTAAAGCAAACATCGAAGAAGTGGGCGCGGGCGATATGTATAACCCTTGGTACAATGTCTTGGTAAAGGAAAACACAGGTACTTTGCAGTATCAAGGCAAGTGGAACTTGTTCGACCAGATTGTGATGACGCCAAACTTCCTGAACAAGAACAATGAAAAAGACTTCTCAAATTTGAAGTATTGGAAGCATCAGATATTCCGTCGTGATTATCTTTTCCAAGAAACGGGTCCCTATAAAGGCAACACCAAGCGTACAACTGCAGGCGGTGTATGGCTTGATGGCTATTCAGACCACCTTCCAGTAGTAGTTTATTTGATGAAGGAACAAAAGTAA
- the pflA gene encoding pyruvate formate-lyase-activating protein, translating to MTEQIPTIEYNTENTERADGKKLARVHSIESFGSVDGPGIRFIVFLKGCTMRCQYCHNPDTWDTHSDQLMTADELLAKAIRFKSYWGANGGITVSGGESLLQMDFLIEFFRKAKAQGVHTCLDTSAQPFRRTGAFFEKFEELMQYTDLLLFDIKHIDTDEHKKLTGWGNENILDCARYLSEIGKPIWIRHVLVPTITDKDEYLLRLREFIASLTNVEKIEVLPYHTLGIYKWENLNIPYTLKGIPEPTPEQVQHAQQILEGKV from the coding sequence ATGACAGAACAAATACCCACAATAGAATACAATACAGAGAATACGGAACGTGCCGACGGCAAGAAACTTGCAAGGGTTCACTCCATCGAATCGTTCGGTTCGGTAGACGGGCCAGGCATTCGTTTCATCGTCTTTCTGAAAGGTTGCACCATGCGTTGCCAGTATTGCCACAACCCAGACACGTGGGATACGCATTCCGACCAGCTGATGACAGCCGACGAACTCTTGGCGAAAGCCATTCGCTTTAAAAGCTATTGGGGCGCAAACGGAGGCATAACGGTGAGTGGGGGCGAGTCGTTGTTGCAGATGGACTTCCTCATCGAGTTCTTCCGCAAGGCAAAAGCGCAGGGCGTTCACACCTGTCTCGACACATCGGCGCAGCCTTTTCGCCGTACAGGAGCGTTTTTCGAAAAGTTCGAAGAGCTGATGCAATATACCGACCTGCTGCTTTTCGACATCAAGCACATCGACACCGACGAGCATAAAAAGCTGACAGGGTGGGGCAACGAGAACATTCTCGACTGCGCACGCTATCTGTCTGAAATCGGCAAACCCATTTGGATTCGACACGTACTCGTGCCTACGATAACCGACAAGGACGAGTATCTGCTGCGTTTGCGCGAGTTCATAGCCTCGCTGACGAACGTAGAGAAGATAGAAGTGTTGCCCTACCACACGCTCGGTATCTACAAATGGGAAAACCTTAACATACCCTACACGCTGAAAGGAATACCCGAACCTACACCCGAACAAGTGCAGCACGCACAGCAGATATTAGAGGGAAAGGTGTAA
- a CDS encoding HdeD family acid-resistance protein: MRLIQSSIIRAIVAIVIGALLVKYRVETMTWITIAAGILFFISGAISCTAYYFEKEKATKVPPITDEKGDIVKANPPIFPIVGIGCAVLGIILTLMPNEFITWVVYIFAAILILGAVNQFMNLASSRQFARVPLLFWLFPSVTLGIGIYIIAQPMDAAALPLKVIGWCLMFYGVVELVNAIKINQMKRAYEKIENAKIVNGVKMPSDDKIEDAEIVEE, translated from the coding sequence ATGAGATTAATTCAAAGTTCTATCATTCGTGCAATTGTTGCGATTGTTATTGGTGCATTATTGGTAAAATACAGAGTGGAAACTATGACTTGGATAACCATTGCAGCTGGAATATTGTTCTTTATTTCGGGTGCAATTTCGTGCACCGCCTATTATTTTGAGAAAGAAAAAGCAACAAAAGTCCCACCAATAACCGATGAAAAAGGCGATATTGTAAAGGCAAATCCTCCTATTTTCCCCATCGTGGGTATCGGTTGCGCCGTGTTGGGCATTATCTTGACATTGATGCCGAACGAATTTATAACTTGGGTGGTTTATATTTTTGCCGCAATTCTTATATTAGGAGCTGTCAATCAGTTTATGAACCTTGCAAGCTCGCGCCAGTTTGCTCGCGTTCCGCTTCTGTTCTGGCTTTTTCCATCAGTAACTTTAGGTATTGGTATTTATATCATTGCTCAACCAATGGACGCTGCCGCCTTACCATTGAAGGTTATAGGCTGGTGCTTAATGTTCTACGGTGTAGTGGAATTGGTGAACGCTATCAAGATAAACCAAATGAAACGGGCATACGAAAAGATTGAGAACGCTAAAATTGTAAACGGCGTGAAAATGCCTTCTGACGACAAAATCGAAGATGCCGAAATCGTAGAAGAATAG
- a CDS encoding uracil-DNA glycosylase family protein — MEIETHPFEPWLPTNAKLLMLGTFPPAPKRWAMEWYYPNFTNDMWRIFGLIFFGDKLHFVDEANKTYRLNELKQFLKEKGVALFDTALRIRRTTGTASDKDLEIVEPADLDGMLRSLPECKAVLAAGQLATKVFTEHYNIDARNLKMGEYRTFDFEGRTLKLYRQPSSSRAYPMKVEKKAVYYEQMFKEIQII; from the coding sequence ATGGAGATAGAAACTCACCCATTTGAGCCGTGGCTGCCTACCAATGCCAAGTTGCTGATGCTCGGAACATTCCCACCTGCGCCCAAACGATGGGCAATGGAATGGTATTATCCGAACTTCACGAACGATATGTGGCGCATATTTGGGCTGATATTCTTTGGCGACAAGCTGCATTTCGTAGATGAAGCGAACAAGACTTACAGGCTGAACGAACTGAAACAGTTTCTAAAAGAAAAAGGTGTGGCACTCTTCGATACCGCTTTGCGCATACGAAGAACCACGGGGACGGCTTCCGATAAGGATTTGGAAATAGTGGAGCCTGCCGACCTTGACGGAATGTTGCGTTCGCTACCAGAATGTAAAGCCGTACTGGCAGCAGGGCAACTTGCCACCAAAGTCTTTACCGAACACTACAATATAGATGCTCGTAATTTAAAAATGGGAGAGTACAGAACGTTTGACTTTGAAGGCAGAACGTTGAAACTATACCGACAACCAAGCAGTAGCCGTGCCTATCCGATGAAGGTTGAGAAGAAGGCGGTGTACTACGAACAGATGTTTAAGGAAATACAGATAATTTAA
- a CDS encoding zinc ribbon domain-containing protein, which translates to MIIKCPECGHQVSDKAPVCPSCGVEIAGHLVKCFHCGEIYLKEDVVCPNCHHSEPVNGNTTKSDIVDVFDNYDEEVVAEAVSNDTEEPVAPIKIEPVVEEELPKATPVQEQKAQQKRVSPTEGEQVDNTVQPAAKNNHTALFVSLLIAFIMCAVLLFFYNKGNENHEAEEYEIALKSNNQQVMEQFLEDYPNAPLAHINSIKNLLNQDKQKSEEWGHVVQQNTIAAYKAYLEAHPDTPHKDEILKKIEELYWDEVVSLNTEAAYLGYREKFPKGIHTKEADEKLKVMLDNTSTPSEEKAAVAAVRKFLQGINSKSTSKIQEVVAPSFNFLGAGGATTADVAKYMREKLYQADVNNVMWHLGTAMKATTDKQEGGGTIQTITIPARLVIERKGGTGSSRYTIKAQMQNGKITSINWILQAAAPTPKSE; encoded by the coding sequence ATGATTATAAAGTGTCCTGAATGTGGACATCAAGTCAGCGATAAAGCACCAGTTTGTCCAAGTTGTGGAGTAGAAATTGCGGGGCACCTCGTAAAGTGTTTCCATTGTGGCGAAATCTATCTGAAGGAAGACGTTGTTTGCCCGAATTGCCACCACTCTGAACCTGTAAATGGCAACACAACGAAAAGCGATATCGTAGATGTGTTTGACAACTATGACGAGGAGGTAGTGGCAGAAGCTGTATCTAACGATACCGAAGAACCTGTTGCTCCTATCAAGATAGAACCTGTCGTCGAAGAAGAACTTCCTAAAGCTACGCCAGTTCAAGAGCAGAAAGCACAGCAAAAGAGAGTTTCGCCCACTGAAGGGGAGCAAGTAGACAACACAGTACAACCTGCAGCAAAAAACAACCATACGGCTCTTTTCGTATCTTTGCTTATCGCATTTATCATGTGTGCCGTTCTTCTGTTCTTCTATAATAAAGGTAACGAGAACCATGAAGCCGAGGAATACGAAATAGCATTGAAGAGCAATAACCAACAAGTAATGGAACAGTTCTTGGAAGACTATCCAAACGCTCCGTTGGCACACATCAATAGCATCAAGAACTTACTGAACCAAGACAAGCAGAAAAGCGAAGAATGGGGGCACGTGGTTCAGCAAAATACCATTGCAGCTTACAAAGCATATCTTGAGGCGCACCCCGACACACCGCATAAGGACGAAATTCTGAAGAAAATAGAAGAACTGTATTGGGACGAAGTTGTAAGTTTGAATACAGAAGCTGCTTATCTTGGTTACAGAGAAAAGTTTCCAAAAGGAATCCATACCAAGGAGGCTGACGAGAAATTGAAGGTGATGCTCGACAACACATCGACGCCAAGCGAGGAAAAAGCCGCAGTTGCAGCTGTGCGAAAGTTCCTGCAAGGCATCAACAGCAAGAGTACTTCCAAGATTCAAGAGGTAGTGGCACCCTCGTTTAACTTCCTCGGTGCGGGTGGCGCAACAACGGCTGATGTGGCAAAGTATATGCGTGAAAAGCTCTATCAGGCAGACGTTAATAATGTAATGTGGCATCTTGGAACTGCTATGAAGGCTACAACCGACAAGCAAGAAGGTGGTGGAACCATACAGACAATTACCATTCCTGCTCGTTTGGTAATAGAAAGAAAAGGTGGAACAGGCTCCAGCAGATACACAATCAAGGCGCAAATGCAAAACGGAAAGATAACTTCTATTAATTGGATATTGCAAGCTGCTGCGCCAACGCCAAAGTCTGAATAG
- the pflB gene encoding formate C-acetyltransferase produces the protein MREEWRGFSGTKWLDEVNMREFIQANYTGYDGDAEFLADPTEATNKLWGKLKELQKEERAKGGVLDMETEIVSSATAYGAGYIDESLKDLEKVVGLQTDKPLKRAFMPYGGIKMAEQACTTYGYQPSEKLHEIFTKYCKTHNDGVFDAYTDEMKIVRHNHILTGLPDTYGRGRIVGDYRRVALYGVDFLIEEKQKDLRNCGDGVMVDDIIRLREEISMQIKALYEMKEMAKIYGYDISKPANNAREAVQWLYFGYLSAIKTQNGAAMSVGRISTFLDIYINRDFQEGTLTEAEAQELIDHIVMKFRMVKFARIPSYNQLFSGDPVWATLEVAGLGMDGRHMVTKNDFRFLHTLENMGPSPEPNLTVLYSPALPEGFKKYAAKISVKTSSIQYENDEVMRPVWGDDYSICCCVSATQTGKEMQFFGARANLAKCLTYAISGGVDHKTREQCGPALRPIEGDVVTYEEFMPKFMDMMEWLADIYVNTLNLIHYMHDKYFYEAAELALIDTDVRRTFATGIAGFSHVVDSICAIKYAKVKIVRDETGFPLDFETEGEFPRYGNDDERADEIAVWLLKTFMTMIRKHHTYRNSEPTTSILTITSNVVYGKYTPAMPDGRPSGAPLAPGANPSYGAEQNGLLASLNSVAKLPYEYALDGISNTQTIAPSTLGKDDEERTNTLVGVMDGYFSRGAHHLNVNVFGVEKLIDAMEHPEKEEYANFTIRVSGYAVKFIDLTREQQEDVIARQAHGKM, from the coding sequence ATGAGAGAAGAATGGAGAGGTTTCTCAGGCACCAAGTGGCTTGATGAAGTAAACATGCGTGAATTTATTCAGGCAAACTATACTGGCTATGATGGCGATGCAGAATTTCTTGCAGACCCAACAGAGGCAACCAACAAACTCTGGGGCAAGCTAAAAGAACTCCAAAAGGAAGAGCGCGCCAAAGGCGGTGTTCTCGATATGGAAACTGAAATCGTGTCAAGCGCAACTGCTTATGGTGCTGGATATATCGACGAAAGCTTGAAAGACCTTGAAAAGGTGGTGGGTTTGCAGACCGACAAGCCTTTGAAGCGTGCGTTTATGCCATACGGTGGTATCAAGATGGCAGAGCAGGCTTGTACTACATACGGCTACCAACCTTCTGAAAAGCTCCACGAAATCTTCACAAAATATTGCAAGACCCACAATGATGGTGTGTTCGACGCATACACAGACGAGATGAAAATCGTGCGCCACAACCACATTCTTACTGGTCTTCCTGACACATACGGCCGCGGTCGTATCGTAGGCGACTATCGTCGTGTGGCTCTTTATGGTGTAGACTTCTTGATAGAAGAGAAGCAGAAAGACCTTAGAAACTGCGGCGACGGCGTTATGGTAGACGATATTATCCGTCTGCGCGAGGAAATCTCAATGCAAATCAAGGCATTGTACGAGATGAAGGAAATGGCGAAGATTTACGGTTACGACATTTCAAAACCTGCAAACAATGCTCGTGAGGCTGTTCAGTGGCTCTACTTCGGCTACCTTTCAGCTATCAAGACACAGAACGGAGCTGCCATGTCAGTTGGTCGTATATCTACTTTCCTCGATATTTACATCAACCGCGACTTCCAAGAAGGCACATTGACCGAGGCTGAAGCACAGGAACTTATCGACCATATCGTTATGAAGTTCCGCATGGTGAAGTTCGCTCGTATCCCATCTTACAACCAACTCTTCTCTGGCGACCCAGTTTGGGCAACTCTCGAAGTAGCTGGTCTTGGTATGGACGGCCGCCACATGGTAACAAAGAACGACTTCCGTTTCCTCCATACATTGGAAAACATGGGTCCTTCTCCAGAGCCTAACCTCACAGTACTCTACTCTCCAGCTCTTCCAGAAGGTTTCAAGAAGTACGCTGCAAAGATTTCTGTTAAGACAAGCTCTATCCAATACGAGAACGACGAGGTTATGCGTCCAGTTTGGGGCGACGATTACTCAATCTGCTGCTGCGTATCTGCAACACAGACAGGTAAGGAAATGCAGTTCTTCGGTGCACGTGCAAACCTTGCAAAGTGCTTGACTTACGCTATCAGCGGTGGTGTAGACCACAAGACACGCGAGCAATGCGGTCCAGCACTTCGCCCAATCGAAGGCGACGTAGTTACCTACGAAGAGTTCATGCCTAAGTTCATGGATATGATGGAATGGCTTGCAGACATCTACGTAAACACCTTGAATCTTATCCATTACATGCACGATAAGTACTTCTACGAGGCAGCAGAACTTGCTCTTATCGATACCGACGTTCGCCGTACATTCGCAACTGGTATTGCAGGATTCAGCCACGTGGTAGACTCTATCTGCGCTATCAAGTACGCAAAGGTTAAGATTGTTCGCGACGAAACAGGCTTCCCACTCGATTTCGAGACCGAAGGCGAATTCCCACGTTACGGTAACGACGACGAAAGAGCAGACGAAATAGCTGTTTGGTTGCTCAAGACCTTCATGACAATGATTAGGAAACACCACACATATCGTAACTCTGAACCAACAACAAGTATCTTGACCATCACATCAAACGTGGTATATGGCAAGTACACACCAGCTATGCCAGACGGTCGTCCATCGGGTGCTCCTTTGGCTCCAGGTGCAAACCCATCTTACGGTGCAGAGCAAAACGGATTGTTGGCTTCGTTGAACTCAGTTGCAAAACTTCCTTACGAATACGCCCTCGACGGTATTTCAAATACACAGACCATTGCTCCAAGCACATTGGGCAAGGACGACGAGGAACGCACAAACACTCTCGTTGGTGTAATGGACGGATACTTCAGCCGTGGCGCACACCACTTGAACGTAAACGTATTCGGTGTTGAAAAGCTCATCGACGCTATGGAACATCCAGAAAAGGAAGAGTATGCAAACTTCACTATCCGTGTCAGCGGTTACGCAGTTAAGTTCATCGACCTTACCCGCGAGCAGCAAGAAGACGTTATTGCACGTCAGGCACACGGCAAGATGTAA
- a CDS encoding MaoC family dehydratase translates to MEKLIVNNYEELASYLGKKLGESEWLEVNQERINLFADATLDHQWIHVDTERAAKESAYKTTIAHGYLTLSLLPHMWNQTIEVHNLKMMVNYGMDKMRFGRPVLVDSRIRLVSWLESIENLRGICKAGIKFQIEIEGERKPALEGVATFLYYFE, encoded by the coding sequence ATGGAGAAACTAATAGTAAACAACTACGAAGAGTTGGCAAGTTATTTGGGCAAGAAACTCGGTGAAAGCGAATGGTTGGAAGTTAATCAGGAGCGCATCAACCTTTTTGCCGATGCTACTTTAGACCATCAGTGGATACACGTAGACACGGAGCGTGCGGCGAAAGAAAGTGCTTACAAGACCACGATTGCGCACGGATACCTTACACTTTCGCTGCTGCCACACATGTGGAACCAAACCATTGAGGTGCATAATCTGAAGATGATGGTGAACTACGGTATGGACAAAATGCGCTTCGGACGCCCTGTACTCGTGGATTCGCGCATTCGTTTGGTGTCTTGGTTGGAAAGCATCGAGAACTTGCGAGGCATCTGCAAGGCGGGCATCAAGTTCCAAATAGAGATTGAAGGCGAGCGCAAACCTGCCTTGGAAGGCGTTGCCACCTTCTTGTATTACTTTGAATAA
- a CDS encoding 30S ribosomal protein S16: MATKIRLQRGGRKGYAVYRIVIADVRAPRDGKFTEKIGTYNPNTNPATVDLNFDRALYWLEVGAQPTDTVRNLLRGEGVYMMKHLRGGVKKGAFDEATCQQKFDAWKKEKESSKEALEKKAADEKKASVAKNLEEEKKANEAIAKKVAEKKAAAKVEEEAAKAAEAEAAAQAEAPAEETEAPAEA; the protein is encoded by the coding sequence ATGGCAACAAAAATCAGATTGCAACGCGGAGGTCGTAAAGGCTATGCCGTTTACAGAATTGTAATTGCAGACGTTCGTGCACCACGTGATGGTAAATTTACTGAAAAGATTGGTACTTACAACCCTAACACCAATCCTGCCACAGTAGATTTGAATTTCGACCGTGCCCTCTATTGGTTAGAGGTAGGCGCACAGCCAACCGACACTGTTCGCAACCTACTCAGAGGTGAAGGCGTTTATATGATGAAGCACCTTCGTGGCGGTGTTAAGAAAGGCGCATTCGATGAAGCTACATGCCAGCAGAAGTTTGATGCTTGGAAGAAGGAAAAAGAATCTTCAAAAGAAGCATTGGAAAAGAAGGCTGCCGACGAGAAGAAAGCAAGTGTAGCAAAGAATCTCGAAGAAGAAAAGAAGGCTAACGAGGCTATTGCTAAGAAAGTAGCTGAAAAGAAGGCTGCTGCAAAAGTTGAGGAAGAGGCTGCAAAGGCTGCAGAAGCAGAAGCTGCTGCTCAAGCTGAAGCACCAGCAGAAGAAACTGAAGCACCTGCTGAAGCTTAA